From a single Streptomyces sp. NBC_00377 genomic region:
- the cobN gene encoding cobaltochelatase subunit CobN, whose translation MSTVLLLSTADTDLLAARAATGASYRIGNPTRVDVAAELPALLDGADIAVVRLLGGKRAWEDGLAALRASGVPTVLLGGETVPDAELMAESSAPAGVVAEALRYLVEGGPANLTELARFLSDTVLLTGEGFVEPRKMPEYGVHGERPFVEGRPTVGVLFYRAHELSGNTAFVDTLCDAVEARGANALPVYCGSLRGADPGLYEILGRTDTLVATVLAAGGTHASHASAGGDEEAWDIGALADLDVPVLQGLCLTSSKSAWEASDAALSPMDAAMQVAIPEFDGRIITVPFSFKEQGPDDVPVYIADPERAGRVAGIAVRHARLRHKPNSEKKLALVFTAYPTKHSRVGNAVGLDTPASAVRVLDALRDAGYGVSGHPDDGDELIHRLINAGGHDVEWLTEEQLAAAPARVPLADYRAWFDKLDPALRDGMLQAWGEPPGSLYVDGDDIVLASLRFGNVVVMIQPPRGFGENPIAIYHDPDMPPSHHYLAAYRWLENSFGADAIVHMGKHGTMEWLPGKGLGLSGGCAPDAVLGDLPLVYPFIVNDPGEGTQAKRRGHATVVDHLVPPMARADTYGDLAKLEQLLDEYALVSDLDPTKAPAVRAQIWTLVKAAELHNDLHVEEQPGDDDFDSFVMHIDGYLCEIKDVQIRDGLHILGGGPVGEARVNLVLAVLRASQVWGGQANALPGLRAALAAHFGLAEKELLAEPGAPVKVPVELTDLVEGPARTGADAVDLLEQLCRRIAEGAEERGWEVSGSRDLVREVLGVELPDAVAVLEFACSEVVPRLARTTDEIGHILKALDGGYVPAGPSGSPTRGLVNVLPTGRNFYSVDPKAIPSRLSWEVGQALADSLVQRYLQDTGAYPKSVGLTVWGTSAMRTQGDDIAEILALLGCRPVWDDASRRVTGFEVVPLAELGRPRIDVTVRISGFFRDAFPHVVGLIDDAVRAVAELAEPAESNFVRAHVDEDAAAHGDRRRATARVFGSKPGAYGAGLLPLIDARNWRSDADLAEVYAVWGGYAYGRGLDGRAARGDMETAFRRIAVAAKNVDTREHDLVDADDYFQYHGGMVAMVRHLTGASPEAYVGDSATPDQVRTRTLGEETHRVFRARVVNPRWMAAMRRHGYKGAFEMAATVDYLFGYDATAGVVDDWMYEKLSAEYVFDAENRDFMKKSNPWALRGITERLLEAADRGLWAEPDAETIERLRATYLELEGDLEGDEK comes from the coding sequence ATGAGCACAGTGTTGTTGTTGTCGACCGCCGACACCGATCTGCTGGCGGCGAGGGCCGCCACCGGTGCCTCGTACCGGATCGGCAACCCGACCCGGGTGGACGTCGCCGCGGAACTCCCCGCGCTCCTCGACGGCGCGGACATCGCGGTCGTCCGGCTGCTCGGCGGCAAGCGCGCCTGGGAGGACGGGCTCGCCGCGCTCAGGGCGTCCGGCGTGCCGACCGTGCTGCTGGGCGGCGAGACCGTGCCCGACGCGGAGCTGATGGCCGAGTCGTCGGCGCCCGCCGGTGTGGTGGCGGAGGCGCTGCGCTATCTCGTGGAGGGCGGCCCGGCCAACCTGACCGAACTGGCGCGCTTCCTCTCCGACACCGTGCTGCTGACCGGCGAGGGGTTCGTCGAGCCGCGGAAGATGCCCGAGTACGGCGTCCACGGCGAGCGTCCCTTCGTGGAAGGCCGGCCGACCGTCGGGGTGCTCTTCTACCGGGCGCACGAACTGAGCGGCAACACCGCGTTCGTGGACACGCTGTGCGACGCCGTCGAGGCGCGCGGTGCCAACGCCCTGCCCGTGTACTGCGGTTCGCTGCGCGGTGCGGACCCGGGGCTGTACGAGATCCTCGGGCGGACCGACACCCTCGTCGCCACCGTCCTGGCCGCCGGCGGCACGCACGCCTCGCATGCCTCGGCGGGCGGGGACGAGGAGGCCTGGGACATCGGCGCTCTCGCCGACCTCGACGTCCCCGTCCTGCAAGGGCTCTGCCTCACCTCGTCGAAGAGCGCGTGGGAGGCGTCCGACGCCGCCCTCTCCCCCATGGACGCGGCGATGCAGGTCGCGATCCCGGAGTTCGACGGGCGGATCATCACGGTCCCCTTCTCCTTCAAGGAGCAGGGCCCGGACGACGTCCCGGTGTACATCGCCGACCCCGAGCGGGCCGGACGCGTCGCCGGGATCGCCGTCCGGCACGCCCGGCTGAGGCACAAGCCGAACAGCGAGAAGAAACTCGCGCTCGTCTTCACCGCCTACCCGACCAAGCACTCGCGGGTCGGCAACGCGGTCGGCCTCGACACCCCGGCCTCGGCGGTGCGGGTCCTCGACGCGCTGCGGGACGCGGGCTACGGCGTCAGCGGGCACCCCGACGACGGCGACGAGCTGATCCACCGGCTGATCAACGCCGGTGGTCACGACGTCGAATGGCTCACCGAGGAGCAGCTGGCCGCCGCGCCCGCGCGGGTGCCGCTGGCCGACTACCGGGCGTGGTTCGACAAGCTCGACCCCGCGCTGCGCGACGGCATGCTCCAGGCGTGGGGCGAGCCGCCGGGTTCGCTGTACGTCGACGGGGACGACATCGTGCTGGCCTCCCTCCGGTTCGGGAACGTCGTCGTGATGATCCAGCCGCCGCGCGGCTTCGGCGAGAACCCGATCGCGATCTACCACGACCCCGACATGCCGCCCTCGCACCACTACCTGGCGGCCTACCGCTGGCTGGAGAACAGTTTCGGCGCCGACGCGATCGTCCACATGGGCAAGCACGGCACGATGGAGTGGCTGCCGGGCAAGGGGCTCGGGCTGAGCGGGGGCTGTGCCCCGGACGCCGTCCTCGGTGATCTGCCGCTCGTCTACCCCTTCATCGTCAACGACCCCGGTGAGGGCACCCAGGCCAAGCGGCGCGGGCACGCCACCGTCGTCGACCATCTCGTGCCGCCGATGGCGCGCGCCGACACCTACGGCGACCTGGCCAAGCTGGAGCAGCTCCTCGACGAGTACGCGCTCGTCTCCGACCTGGACCCGACGAAGGCGCCGGCCGTGCGCGCGCAGATCTGGACGCTGGTCAAGGCGGCGGAGCTGCACAACGACCTGCATGTGGAGGAGCAGCCGGGCGACGACGACTTCGACTCGTTCGTCATGCACATCGACGGCTATCTGTGCGAGATCAAGGACGTGCAGATCAGGGACGGGCTGCACATCCTCGGTGGCGGTCCGGTCGGCGAGGCGCGGGTCAACCTCGTGCTGGCGGTGCTGCGCGCCTCACAGGTGTGGGGCGGGCAGGCGAACGCGCTGCCGGGTCTGCGGGCCGCGCTGGCCGCGCACTTCGGGCTGGCCGAGAAGGAGTTGCTCGCCGAGCCGGGTGCGCCGGTGAAGGTGCCGGTCGAGCTGACGGACCTCGTCGAGGGGCCCGCGCGTACCGGCGCCGACGCCGTCGACCTGCTGGAGCAGCTGTGCCGGCGGATCGCGGAGGGCGCGGAGGAACGCGGGTGGGAGGTCTCGGGGAGCCGGGACCTCGTGCGTGAGGTGCTGGGCGTCGAACTCCCGGACGCCGTCGCGGTGCTGGAGTTCGCGTGCTCCGAGGTAGTGCCGCGGCTCGCCCGTACCACCGACGAGATCGGGCACATCCTGAAGGCCCTGGACGGCGGTTACGTCCCGGCCGGCCCGTCGGGCTCGCCGACCCGCGGGCTGGTCAACGTGCTGCCGACCGGGCGCAACTTCTACTCGGTCGACCCCAAGGCCATTCCGTCCAGGCTGAGTTGGGAGGTCGGGCAGGCTCTCGCGGACTCCCTCGTGCAGCGCTACCTCCAGGACACCGGCGCGTACCCCAAGTCCGTCGGCCTGACCGTCTGGGGCACCTCGGCGATGCGCACCCAGGGCGACGACATCGCCGAGATCCTGGCGCTGCTCGGCTGCCGCCCGGTGTGGGACGACGCCTCGCGCCGGGTGACCGGGTTCGAGGTGGTGCCGCTGGCGGAGCTCGGCCGGCCGCGCATCGACGTGACCGTCCGCATCTCCGGTTTCTTCCGGGACGCGTTCCCGCACGTGGTGGGGCTGATCGACGACGCCGTGCGGGCGGTGGCCGAGCTGGCCGAGCCCGCCGAGTCCAACTTCGTGCGCGCCCACGTGGACGAGGACGCCGCCGCGCACGGCGACCGGCGGCGCGCGACGGCCCGGGTCTTCGGCTCCAAGCCGGGGGCCTACGGGGCGGGGCTGCTGCCGCTGATCGACGCCCGCAACTGGCGCTCGGACGCGGATCTCGCCGAGGTGTACGCCGTCTGGGGCGGCTACGCCTACGGGCGCGGACTCGACGGACGGGCCGCGCGCGGGGACATGGAGACGGCGTTCAGGCGGATCGCCGTCGCCGCCAAGAACGTGGACACCCGCGAGCACGACCTCGTCGACGCCGACGACTACTTCCAGTACCACGGGGGCATGGTCGCCATGGTCCGCCACCTCACGGGCGCCAGCCCCGAGGCGTACGTGGGTGATTCGGCGACGCCGGACCAGGTGAGGACACGCACCCTGGGCGAGGAGACGCACCGGGTCTTCCGGGCCCGGGTGGTCAACCCGCGCTGGATGGCGGCCATGCGCCGGCACGGCTACAAGGGCGCCTTCGAGATGGCGGCGACCGTCGACTACCTCTTCGGCTACGACGCCACGGCCGGGGTGGTCGACGACTGGATGTACGAGAAGCTCAGCGCCGAGTACGTCTTCGACGCGGAGAACCGGGACTTCATGAAGAAGTCCAACCCGTGGGCCCTGCGGGGCATCACCGAGCGGCTCCTCGAAGCCGCCGACCGCGGGCTGTGGGCCGAGCCGGACGCCGAGACGATCGAGCGGCTGCGCGCCACCTACCTGGAGCTGGAAGGCGACTTGGAGGGCGACGAGAAGTGA
- a CDS encoding cobyric acid synthase — translation MSGGPGGGLLVAGTTSDAGKSVVTAGICRWLVRQGVKVAPFKAQNMSLNSFVTREGAEIGRAQAMQAQACRVEPTALMNPVLLKPGGEQSSQVVLLGKPVGEMSARGYHGGRQQRLLGTVLDCLAELRGTYDAVICEGAGSPAEINLRRTDIVNMGIARGARLPVLVVGDIDRGGVFASFFGTVALLSPEDQELVAGFLVNKFRGDVSLLEPGLDMLHGLTGRRTYGVLPFRHGLGIDEEDGLRVSLRGTVRESNTAPPVGEDVLRVAVCAVPLMSNFTDVDALAAEPGVVVRFVDRPEELADADLVVIPGTRGTVRALEWLRERGLAEAVLRRVAEQRPVLGICGGFQILGEHIEDEVESRLGQVEGLGVLPVRVRFAREKTLTRPVGEALGERVEGYEIHHGVADVTGGEPFLSDGRGQALDGCRVGQTWGTHWHGSLESDGFRRAFLREVAAAAGRRFVPAADTSFAALREEQLDRLGDLIEQHADTDALWRLIESGAPQGLPFIPPGAPA, via the coding sequence ATGAGCGGGGGTCCGGGCGGAGGTCTCCTCGTCGCCGGCACCACCTCCGACGCCGGCAAGAGCGTCGTCACGGCCGGTATCTGCCGGTGGCTGGTGCGGCAGGGGGTGAAGGTCGCACCGTTCAAGGCACAGAACATGTCCCTCAACTCGTTCGTGACGCGGGAGGGCGCCGAGATCGGGCGGGCGCAGGCCATGCAGGCGCAGGCCTGCCGGGTGGAGCCGACCGCGCTGATGAACCCCGTGCTGCTCAAGCCGGGCGGAGAGCAGAGCAGCCAGGTCGTGCTGCTCGGCAAGCCGGTGGGCGAGATGAGCGCCCGTGGCTACCACGGCGGGCGGCAGCAACGGCTCCTCGGAACCGTTCTCGACTGCCTCGCCGAGTTGCGGGGCACGTATGACGCGGTGATCTGTGAGGGGGCGGGCAGTCCGGCCGAGATCAACCTGCGGCGGACCGACATCGTGAACATGGGGATCGCGCGCGGCGCGCGGCTGCCCGTGCTCGTCGTCGGCGACATCGACCGCGGGGGCGTCTTCGCCTCCTTCTTCGGGACCGTCGCCCTGCTCTCGCCCGAGGACCAGGAGCTGGTCGCCGGGTTCCTGGTCAACAAGTTCCGGGGGGACGTCTCCCTGCTGGAGCCGGGCCTGGACATGCTGCACGGGCTCACCGGCCGGCGGACCTACGGCGTACTGCCGTTCCGGCACGGGCTGGGGATCGACGAGGAGGACGGCCTGAGGGTGTCGCTGCGGGGGACCGTGCGGGAGTCGAACACCGCCCCGCCCGTCGGTGAGGACGTGCTGCGGGTCGCCGTCTGCGCGGTGCCGCTCATGTCCAACTTCACGGACGTGGACGCGCTGGCCGCCGAACCCGGCGTGGTCGTGCGGTTCGTGGACCGGCCGGAGGAACTGGCCGACGCGGACCTGGTGGTGATCCCGGGGACCCGGGGCACCGTGCGCGCCCTGGAGTGGCTCCGCGAGCGGGGGCTGGCCGAGGCCGTCCTGCGCAGGGTCGCCGAGCAGCGGCCCGTCCTCGGCATCTGCGGGGGTTTCCAGATCCTCGGCGAGCACATCGAGGACGAGGTCGAGAGCCGGCTCGGACAGGTGGAGGGCCTCGGAGTCCTGCCGGTCCGGGTGCGGTTCGCCCGCGAGAAGACCCTCACCCGGCCGGTCGGGGAAGCCCTCGGCGAGCGGGTCGAGGGGTACGAGATCCATCACGGGGTCGCCGACGTCACCGGCGGGGAGCCGTTCCTCTCCGACGGCCGCGGGCAGGCCCTGGACGGCTGCCGGGTCGGGCAGACCTGGGGCACGCACTGGCACGGCTCACTGGAGTCGGACGGATTCCGGCGGGCCTTCCTGCGCGAGGTGGCGGCCGCCGCGGGCCGTCGTTTCGTGCCCGCCGCCGACACCTCGTTCGCCGCGCTGCGCGAGGAGCAGCTCGACCGGCTCGGCGACCTGATCGAACAGCACGCGGACACCGACGCGCTCTGGCGGCTCATCGAGTCGGGCGCGCCACAAGGACTGCCTTTCATTCCACCGGGAGCGCCCGCATGA
- a CDS encoding cobalamin biosynthesis protein, with amino-acid sequence MRADRLYAYGAATGLLGDLLLGDPRRGHPVAAFGRAAGAVERLLWRDHRGWGALHAVVCAGGAAGLGAVAEKAVRRSPAASVALVSAAAWAVVGGSSLVREARAVGRALEAGDLEAARERLPHLCGRDPQALDADGIARAVVESVAENTSDAVVGALVWGAVGGVPGLLGFRAVNTLDAMVGHRSPRYLRYGWAAARLDDVAGWPGARLTAALAAVAGDDPRGALRAWRADARRHPSPNAGPVEASFAGALGVRLGGTLSYAGRVEHRPVLNGTAGRPVVVRDIERAARLSRRVGLLALGVTVAARAVTPRVAATRSVTKDPLKGGTS; translated from the coding sequence ATGCGTGCCGATCGCCTCTACGCGTACGGCGCCGCCACCGGCCTTCTGGGCGACCTGCTGCTCGGCGATCCGCGCCGCGGGCATCCGGTCGCCGCGTTCGGGCGGGCCGCCGGCGCCGTGGAGCGGCTGCTGTGGCGTGACCACCGGGGATGGGGCGCCCTCCACGCCGTCGTCTGCGCCGGTGGGGCCGCGGGCCTGGGAGCCGTGGCCGAGAAGGCCGTACGGCGCTCCCCCGCCGCTTCCGTCGCTCTCGTCTCCGCCGCCGCCTGGGCCGTCGTCGGGGGCAGTTCCCTCGTCCGCGAGGCCCGGGCCGTCGGACGGGCCCTCGAGGCGGGGGATCTCGAGGCCGCCCGGGAGCGGCTGCCCCATCTGTGCGGACGTGACCCGCAGGCACTGGACGCCGACGGGATCGCCCGCGCGGTCGTGGAGTCCGTCGCCGAGAACACCTCCGACGCCGTCGTGGGTGCCCTGGTGTGGGGCGCCGTGGGCGGGGTGCCGGGGCTGCTGGGGTTCCGGGCCGTCAACACCCTGGACGCCATGGTCGGGCACCGCTCGCCGAGGTATCTGCGCTACGGGTGGGCCGCCGCCCGCCTCGACGACGTCGCCGGCTGGCCCGGAGCCCGGCTGACCGCCGCGCTCGCCGCCGTCGCCGGGGACGATCCGCGGGGCGCGCTGCGCGCCTGGCGTGCCGACGCCCGCCGGCATCCGAGTCCCAACGCGGGGCCGGTGGAGGCGTCCTTCGCGGGCGCCCTGGGAGTGCGGCTGGGCGGGACCCTGTCGTACGCCGGGCGGGTGGAACACCGGCCCGTCCTGAACGGGACCGCCGGGCGGCCCGTCGTCGTCCGCGACATCGAACGCGCCGCACGGCTCTCCCGCCGCGTCGGCCTGCTCGCGCTCGGCGTGACCGTCGCCGCGCGAGCGGTCACCCCACGCGTCGCCGCCACGCGCTCCGTCACGAAGGACCCATTGAAGGGCGGTACGTCATGA
- a CDS encoding inorganic phosphate transporter, whose product MESFSLILAIVVVTALAFDFTNGFHDTANAMATTISTGALKPKVAVAMSAALNLVGAFLSVEVANTISKGLVDETGIRPEVIFAALVGAILWNLLTWLVGLPSSSSHALMGGLIGATIASAGTGAVHGDALVTKVLIPAIAAPIVAGVAAMLATRLSYTLGKKADGKAAAKGYRTGQIASAGLVSLAHGTNDAQKTMGIITLALVAGGAVAPDSDPPTWVILSAGMAIALGTYLGGWRIIRTMGKGLTDLQPQQGFAAQTSAATVILASSHLGFSLSTTHSVSGAVMGAGLGRKGGVVRWSTATRMFVAWGLTLPAAALVGALAESVTDLGDWGTAVVAVFLIASSAAIWKISRREVVDASNVNAAEEPAGVITTAIAVVTPPPVGILAEDLATDLTATIPGPAVEPATPAAPPAAAV is encoded by the coding sequence ATGGAAAGCTTCTCGCTGATCCTCGCGATTGTGGTCGTAACCGCACTCGCGTTCGATTTCACGAACGGTTTCCACGACACCGCCAACGCGATGGCCACCACCATCTCGACCGGTGCACTCAAGCCCAAGGTCGCGGTGGCCATGTCCGCCGCGCTGAACCTTGTGGGCGCTTTCCTCTCGGTGGAGGTCGCCAACACGATCTCCAAGGGTCTCGTCGACGAGACCGGCATCCGTCCCGAGGTCATCTTCGCCGCCCTGGTCGGCGCGATCCTCTGGAACCTGCTGACCTGGCTGGTGGGCCTGCCCTCCAGTTCCTCGCACGCCCTGATGGGCGGTCTGATCGGCGCCACCATCGCCTCGGCCGGTACGGGCGCGGTGCACGGTGACGCCCTGGTCACCAAGGTGCTGATCCCGGCGATCGCGGCACCGATCGTCGCGGGAGTCGCGGCGATGCTCGCGACCCGCCTGTCCTACACCCTCGGCAAGAAGGCCGACGGCAAGGCGGCGGCCAAGGGCTACCGCACGGGCCAGATCGCCTCGGCCGGCCTGGTGTCCCTCGCGCACGGCACCAACGACGCGCAGAAGACGATGGGCATCATCACCCTGGCCCTGGTCGCCGGCGGCGCCGTGGCCCCCGACTCCGACCCGCCCACCTGGGTCATCCTCTCCGCCGGCATGGCCATCGCCCTCGGCACCTACCTCGGCGGCTGGCGCATCATCCGCACCATGGGCAAGGGCCTGACCGACCTCCAGCCGCAGCAGGGCTTCGCCGCCCAGACCAGCGCGGCCACGGTCATCCTGGCCTCCTCCCACCTCGGTTTCTCCCTCTCCACCACCCACTCGGTCTCCGGTGCGGTGATGGGCGCGGGACTGGGCCGCAAGGGCGGTGTGGTCCGCTGGTCGACGGCGACCCGCATGTTCGTCGCCTGGGGTCTGACGCTCCCGGCCGCGGCCCTGGTGGGCGCGCTCGCCGAGTCCGTCACCGACCTCGGCGACTGGGGCACGGCCGTCGTCGCGGTCTTCCTGATCGCCTCCAGCGCGGCCATCTGGAAGATCTCCCGGCGCGAGGTCGTCGACGCCTCGAACGTCAACGCGGCCGAGGAGCCGGCGGGCGTCATCACGACGGCGATCGCCGTCGTCACCCCGCCGCCCGTGGGCATCCTCGCCGAGGACCTCGCCACGGACCTGACGGCCACGATCCCCGGCCCCGCCGTCGAGCCCGCGACCCCCGCCGCTCCCCCGGCCGCGGCCGTCTGA
- a CDS encoding class II aldolase/adducin family protein — translation MAEQRREQGDTRDHRDGVPGTDGRRGRHAVPEEARAWEALVTAARRTVADRLVVGTSGNVSVRVGDTVLVTPSGVPYDRLTPDDVTGVDLTGRQVLGGLRPTSELPMHLAVYRTTDAEAIVHTHAVHATAVSTLVTELPRVHYMAGALGGPVRVAPYALYGTDELAENVLRALEGRSGCLLQNHGTLTHGTTLDQAYDRTAQLEWMCRLWLTAASVPGLSPSLLTEEQIGEAGERLRGYGQRH, via the coding sequence ATGGCTGAGCAGCGACGCGAGCAGGGGGACACCCGGGATCACCGGGACGGCGTACCGGGCACGGACGGGCGGCGCGGCAGACACGCCGTCCCCGAGGAGGCACGGGCCTGGGAGGCGCTCGTGACGGCGGCCCGCCGCACCGTGGCCGACCGGCTGGTCGTCGGCACCTCGGGCAACGTCTCGGTACGTGTCGGCGACACCGTGCTGGTCACCCCGTCGGGCGTGCCCTACGACCGGCTCACCCCGGACGACGTGACGGGCGTCGACCTCACCGGCCGGCAGGTGCTCGGCGGCCTGCGCCCGACGAGCGAGCTGCCCATGCACCTGGCCGTCTACCGCACCACGGACGCCGAAGCGATCGTCCACACCCACGCCGTCCACGCGACCGCCGTCTCGACCCTCGTCACCGAGCTCCCCAGGGTCCACTACATGGCGGGCGCGCTCGGCGGCCCGGTCCGGGTCGCCCCCTACGCGCTCTACGGCACCGACGAGTTGGCCGAGAACGTGCTCCGGGCGCTCGAAGGACGCAGTGGCTGCCTCCTTCAGAACCACGGCACGCTCACCCACGGCACCACCCTCGACCAGGCCTACGACCGCACGGCCCAACTGGAGTGGATGTGCCGCCTGTGGCTGACGGCCGCGTCGGTACCGGGCCTGAGCCCCTCGCTCCTGACGGAGGAACAGATCGGGGAGGCGGGCGAACGGCTGCGCGGGTACGGGCAGCGCCACTGA
- a CDS encoding alpha/beta hydrolase: MRTVRATAAAVTAALAAGAASVAAGRLASDAALKAPPGRPLPTEPRLTVHGTAAGQITLTRDLATLRPGTYGLSGKGSHAVLGPLLPTAPHSADTVVRRLERVTHGSLNPGDAVWLTPNLHVGNPSSALGLDHADVDIPGELGNLPAWFVPGARNTWVIAVHGLGTTREHALNLMGFLHRRHFPVLALAHRGDLGAPRSPDGLNHLGETEWRDLDAAMRYAVRHGARRVVLLGWSTGATMALRAAADSGLRDIVSGLVLDSPVLDWRTTVRALAAARHTPGALLPLAVRAAEGRTGLHTGPGGRGPGGHADTAADPGRLKVPTLVLHGPDDAVAPWSASRRLAARRPELVTLHTVRHAPHGAMWNPDPAAYEEALRRFLTPLM; this comes from the coding sequence GTGCGCACTGTCAGAGCGACGGCCGCCGCCGTCACCGCAGCCCTGGCCGCGGGAGCCGCCAGCGTCGCCGCCGGCCGGCTGGCCAGCGACGCCGCGCTGAAGGCACCGCCCGGCCGGCCCCTGCCCACCGAACCCCGGCTCACCGTGCACGGCACGGCCGCCGGCCAGATCACCCTCACCCGTGACCTGGCCACGCTGCGCCCCGGCACCTACGGCCTCTCCGGCAAGGGCTCCCACGCGGTCCTGGGCCCCCTCCTGCCCACCGCCCCGCACTCCGCCGACACCGTCGTGCGCCGCCTGGAGCGGGTCACCCACGGCAGCCTGAACCCCGGCGACGCGGTCTGGCTCACCCCCAACCTCCATGTCGGCAACCCCTCCAGCGCCCTCGGGCTCGACCACGCCGACGTCGACATCCCGGGCGAGCTGGGCAACCTGCCCGCCTGGTTCGTACCCGGGGCGCGCAACACCTGGGTGATCGCCGTGCACGGCCTGGGCACCACCCGGGAACACGCCCTGAACCTCATGGGCTTCCTGCACCGCCGCCACTTCCCCGTGCTCGCCCTGGCCCACCGCGGCGACCTCGGCGCACCCCGTTCCCCGGACGGCCTCAACCACCTGGGCGAGACCGAGTGGCGCGACCTGGACGCCGCGATGCGGTACGCCGTCCGGCACGGCGCCCGACGCGTCGTCCTGCTCGGCTGGTCCACCGGGGCCACCATGGCGCTGCGCGCCGCCGCCGACTCCGGGCTGCGCGACATCGTCTCCGGGCTGGTGCTGGACTCCCCGGTCCTCGACTGGCGGACGACGGTGCGCGCCCTCGCCGCCGCCCGGCACACCCCCGGCGCGCTGCTGCCGCTGGCCGTCCGCGCCGCCGAGGGCCGCACCGGCCTGCACACCGGCCCCGGAGGCCGGGGCCCCGGTGGTCACGCCGACACGGCCGCCGACCCCGGCCGGCTGAAGGTCCCGACCCTCGTGCTGCACGGCCCCGACGACGCCGTCGCTCCCTGGAGCGCCTCACGCCGCCTCGCCGCCCGCCGCCCCGAGCTGGTCACCCTGCACACCGTCCGCCACGCCCCGCACGGCGCCATGTGGAATCCCGACCCCGCGGCCTACGAGGAGGCACTGCGCCGCTTCCTGACCCCGCTGATGTGA
- a CDS encoding VOC family protein, whose translation MAGTTSARPGICPTVLYADAKAAVRQLTEALGFTELSVYEGEDGSIVHAELAQGNGAVMLGSKGRGGVFDTAMKDAGPAGVYVVVDDVDAHHRRAVEHGAEILMPPTDQDYGSRDYMARDLEGNIWSFGTYAPEIQG comes from the coding sequence ATGGCAGGCACGACCAGCGCGCGGCCCGGCATCTGCCCGACGGTGTTGTACGCCGACGCGAAGGCGGCCGTCAGACAGCTCACGGAGGCCCTGGGGTTCACGGAGCTGTCCGTGTACGAGGGCGAGGACGGCTCGATCGTGCACGCCGAGCTGGCGCAGGGCAACGGCGCGGTGATGCTCGGCTCGAAGGGCCGCGGCGGTGTCTTCGACACGGCGATGAAGGACGCGGGTCCGGCCGGGGTGTACGTCGTGGTGGACGACGTGGACGCACACCACCGGCGGGCCGTGGAGCACGGCGCGGAGATCCTCATGCCCCCGACGGACCAGGACTACGGCTCCCGGGACTACATGGCCAGAGACCTCGAGGGCAACATCTGGAGCTTCGGCACCTACGCCCCCGAGATACAGGGCTGA